The following coding sequences are from one Mustela lutreola isolate mMusLut2 chromosome 5, mMusLut2.pri, whole genome shotgun sequence window:
- the LOC131831655 gene encoding UDP-glucuronosyltransferase 3A1-like isoform X3 yields the protein MLHQRGNSFISDFKEKEKSYQVISWFPPEDYNKELKENFDFFMEEALGDRFTFGNFLSFMELLGLQCSHFLRRKDIMDTLKNENFDLVIVENFDYCPFLVAEKLGKPFVSILSSSFGAIDIGLPNPLSYVPVFHSFLSDHMDFWGRVKNFLMFFDFSIRQWQIQSTYDNTIKEHFPEGSRPVLCHLLKKAELWFVNSDFALEFARPLLPNTVYVGGLMARPVKAVPQEFENFINKFGDSGFILVALGSMVSNFQVDLLREMNSAFARLSQGVIWKYKPSHWPKDIRLSSNVKIVNWLPQNDLLAHPRIRLFVTHGGMNSIMEAIQHGVPVVGIPLFGDQPENLNHVEAKKFGVSIQLKQIKAETLALKMKQVIEDKRYKAAAVAASIIRRSHPLTPAQRLVGWIDHILQTGGAAHLKVHGLQQPWHEQYLLDVFLFLLVVTLGTLWLCGKLLGMVVRWLCGARKLKKA from the exons ATGCTTCACCAGAGAGGAAATTCATTTATATCAG attttaaagagaaggaaaaatcatACCAAGTTATTTCTTGGTTTCCACCCGAAGATTATaacaaagaattaaaggaaaattttgatttttttatggaAGAAGCTTTGGGTGACAG attcacatttggaaattttttaagctttatgGAACTACTGGGGCTTCAGTGCAGTCATTTTCTAAGGAGAAAGGATATCATGGACACCTTAAAGAATGAGAACTTTGACCTAGTGATAGTTGAAAATTTTGACTACTGTCCTTTCCTGGTTGCTGAGAAGCTTGGAAAACCATTTGTGTCCATTCTTTCTTCCTCGTTTGGTGCTATAGATATTGGGCTACCAAACCCCCTGTCTTATGTTCCAGTATTCCATTCCTTCCTAAGTGACCACATGGACTTCTGGGGTCGAGTGAAGAATTTTCTGATGTTCTTTGATTTTTCCATAAGACAATGGCAAATCCAGTCTACATATGACAACACCATCAAGGAACATTTCCCAGAAGGCTCTAGGCCAGTTTTGTGTCATCTTCTAAAGAAAGCAGAGCTATGGTTTGTTAACTCTGATTTTGCCCTTGAATTTGCTCGGCCCCTGCTTCCCAACACTGTGTATGTTGGTGGTTTAATGGCGAGACCTGTTAAAGCAGTACCACAG GAATTTGAGAATTTTATTAACAAGTTTGGAGATTCTGGTTTTATCCTTGTGGCCCTGGGCTCCATGGTGAGCAACTTTCAAGTGGATCTTCTCAGGGAGATGAACAGTGCCTTTGCTCGTCTCTCTCAAGGAGTTATATGGAAATATAAGCCATCTCATTGGCCCAAAGACATCAGATTGTCATCAAATGTGAAAATTGTGAACTGGCTTCCTCAGAATGATCTCCTGG CTCATCCACGCATCCGTCTCTTTGTCACCCATGGTGGGATGAATAGCATAATGGAGGCCATCCAACATGGTGTGCCTGTGGTGGGGATTCCTCTTTTTGGAGACCAGCCTGAAAACCTGAACCATGTCGAAGCCAAAAAGTTTGGTGTCTCTATCCAGCTGAAGCAGATCAAGGCAGAGACATTGGCTCTGAAGATGAAGCAAGTCATAGAAGACAAGAG GTACAAGGCAGCAGCTGTGGCCGCCAGCATCATCAGGCGCTCCCACCCCCTGACCCCCGCCCAGAGGCTGGTGGGGTGGATAGACCACATCCTCCAGACAGGGGGTGCCGCGCACCTCAAGGTCCATGGCCTGCAGCAGCCGTGGCATGAGCAGTACCTGCTGGACGTCTTCTTGTTCCTGCTGGTGGTCACCCTGGGCACCCTGTGGCTCTGTGGGAAGCTGTTGGGCATGGTGGTTAGGTGGTTGTGTGGGGCCAGGAAGCTGAAGAAGGCTTGA
- the LOC131831655 gene encoding UDP-glucuronosyltransferase 3A1-like isoform X1 — MAGQRALLLAGFLLPGFLLSEAAKILTLSLVGECLRKNQIGGSHHLLLDQVSQILQDHGHNVTMLHQRGNSFISDFKEKEKSYQVISWFPPEDYNKELKENFDFFMEEALGDRFTFGNFLSFMELLGLQCSHFLRRKDIMDTLKNENFDLVIVENFDYCPFLVAEKLGKPFVSILSSSFGAIDIGLPNPLSYVPVFHSFLSDHMDFWGRVKNFLMFFDFSIRQWQIQSTYDNTIKEHFPEGSRPVLCHLLKKAELWFVNSDFALEFARPLLPNTVYVGGLMARPVKAVPQEFENFINKFGDSGFILVALGSMVSNFQVDLLREMNSAFARLSQGVIWKYKPSHWPKDIRLSSNVKIVNWLPQNDLLAHPRIRLFVTHGGMNSIMEAIQHGVPVVGIPLFGDQPENLNHVEAKKFGVSIQLKQIKAETLALKMKQVIEDKRYKAAAVAASIIRRSHPLTPAQRLVGWIDHILQTGGAAHLKVHGLQQPWHEQYLLDVFLFLLVVTLGTLWLCGKLLGMVVRWLCGARKLKKA; from the exons ATGGCGGGGCAGCGGGCGCTTCTGCTAGCTGGCTTCCTTCTGCCTGGGTTCCTGCTCTCAGAGGCCGCCAAAATTCTAACTCTGTCTTTGGTGGGTGAGTGCTTGCGGAAGAACCAGATAG GTGGAAGCCATCATCTGCTGCTGGACCAGGTGTCTCAGATTCTTCAAGATCATGGTCATAATGTCACCATGCTTCACCAGAGAGGAAATTCATTTATATCAG attttaaagagaaggaaaaatcatACCAAGTTATTTCTTGGTTTCCACCCGAAGATTATaacaaagaattaaaggaaaattttgatttttttatggaAGAAGCTTTGGGTGACAG attcacatttggaaattttttaagctttatgGAACTACTGGGGCTTCAGTGCAGTCATTTTCTAAGGAGAAAGGATATCATGGACACCTTAAAGAATGAGAACTTTGACCTAGTGATAGTTGAAAATTTTGACTACTGTCCTTTCCTGGTTGCTGAGAAGCTTGGAAAACCATTTGTGTCCATTCTTTCTTCCTCGTTTGGTGCTATAGATATTGGGCTACCAAACCCCCTGTCTTATGTTCCAGTATTCCATTCCTTCCTAAGTGACCACATGGACTTCTGGGGTCGAGTGAAGAATTTTCTGATGTTCTTTGATTTTTCCATAAGACAATGGCAAATCCAGTCTACATATGACAACACCATCAAGGAACATTTCCCAGAAGGCTCTAGGCCAGTTTTGTGTCATCTTCTAAAGAAAGCAGAGCTATGGTTTGTTAACTCTGATTTTGCCCTTGAATTTGCTCGGCCCCTGCTTCCCAACACTGTGTATGTTGGTGGTTTAATGGCGAGACCTGTTAAAGCAGTACCACAG GAATTTGAGAATTTTATTAACAAGTTTGGAGATTCTGGTTTTATCCTTGTGGCCCTGGGCTCCATGGTGAGCAACTTTCAAGTGGATCTTCTCAGGGAGATGAACAGTGCCTTTGCTCGTCTCTCTCAAGGAGTTATATGGAAATATAAGCCATCTCATTGGCCCAAAGACATCAGATTGTCATCAAATGTGAAAATTGTGAACTGGCTTCCTCAGAATGATCTCCTGG CTCATCCACGCATCCGTCTCTTTGTCACCCATGGTGGGATGAATAGCATAATGGAGGCCATCCAACATGGTGTGCCTGTGGTGGGGATTCCTCTTTTTGGAGACCAGCCTGAAAACCTGAACCATGTCGAAGCCAAAAAGTTTGGTGTCTCTATCCAGCTGAAGCAGATCAAGGCAGAGACATTGGCTCTGAAGATGAAGCAAGTCATAGAAGACAAGAG GTACAAGGCAGCAGCTGTGGCCGCCAGCATCATCAGGCGCTCCCACCCCCTGACCCCCGCCCAGAGGCTGGTGGGGTGGATAGACCACATCCTCCAGACAGGGGGTGCCGCGCACCTCAAGGTCCATGGCCTGCAGCAGCCGTGGCATGAGCAGTACCTGCTGGACGTCTTCTTGTTCCTGCTGGTGGTCACCCTGGGCACCCTGTGGCTCTGTGGGAAGCTGTTGGGCATGGTGGTTAGGTGGTTGTGTGGGGCCAGGAAGCTGAAGAAGGCTTGA
- the LOC131831655 gene encoding UDP-glucuronosyltransferase 3A1-like isoform X2, giving the protein MAGQRALLLAGFLLPGFLLSEAAKILTLSLVGGSHHLLLDQVSQILQDHGHNVTMLHQRGNSFISDFKEKEKSYQVISWFPPEDYNKELKENFDFFMEEALGDRFTFGNFLSFMELLGLQCSHFLRRKDIMDTLKNENFDLVIVENFDYCPFLVAEKLGKPFVSILSSSFGAIDIGLPNPLSYVPVFHSFLSDHMDFWGRVKNFLMFFDFSIRQWQIQSTYDNTIKEHFPEGSRPVLCHLLKKAELWFVNSDFALEFARPLLPNTVYVGGLMARPVKAVPQEFENFINKFGDSGFILVALGSMVSNFQVDLLREMNSAFARLSQGVIWKYKPSHWPKDIRLSSNVKIVNWLPQNDLLAHPRIRLFVTHGGMNSIMEAIQHGVPVVGIPLFGDQPENLNHVEAKKFGVSIQLKQIKAETLALKMKQVIEDKRYKAAAVAASIIRRSHPLTPAQRLVGWIDHILQTGGAAHLKVHGLQQPWHEQYLLDVFLFLLVVTLGTLWLCGKLLGMVVRWLCGARKLKKA; this is encoded by the exons ATGGCGGGGCAGCGGGCGCTTCTGCTAGCTGGCTTCCTTCTGCCTGGGTTCCTGCTCTCAGAGGCCGCCAAAATTCTAACTCTGTCTTTGGTGG GTGGAAGCCATCATCTGCTGCTGGACCAGGTGTCTCAGATTCTTCAAGATCATGGTCATAATGTCACCATGCTTCACCAGAGAGGAAATTCATTTATATCAG attttaaagagaaggaaaaatcatACCAAGTTATTTCTTGGTTTCCACCCGAAGATTATaacaaagaattaaaggaaaattttgatttttttatggaAGAAGCTTTGGGTGACAG attcacatttggaaattttttaagctttatgGAACTACTGGGGCTTCAGTGCAGTCATTTTCTAAGGAGAAAGGATATCATGGACACCTTAAAGAATGAGAACTTTGACCTAGTGATAGTTGAAAATTTTGACTACTGTCCTTTCCTGGTTGCTGAGAAGCTTGGAAAACCATTTGTGTCCATTCTTTCTTCCTCGTTTGGTGCTATAGATATTGGGCTACCAAACCCCCTGTCTTATGTTCCAGTATTCCATTCCTTCCTAAGTGACCACATGGACTTCTGGGGTCGAGTGAAGAATTTTCTGATGTTCTTTGATTTTTCCATAAGACAATGGCAAATCCAGTCTACATATGACAACACCATCAAGGAACATTTCCCAGAAGGCTCTAGGCCAGTTTTGTGTCATCTTCTAAAGAAAGCAGAGCTATGGTTTGTTAACTCTGATTTTGCCCTTGAATTTGCTCGGCCCCTGCTTCCCAACACTGTGTATGTTGGTGGTTTAATGGCGAGACCTGTTAAAGCAGTACCACAG GAATTTGAGAATTTTATTAACAAGTTTGGAGATTCTGGTTTTATCCTTGTGGCCCTGGGCTCCATGGTGAGCAACTTTCAAGTGGATCTTCTCAGGGAGATGAACAGTGCCTTTGCTCGTCTCTCTCAAGGAGTTATATGGAAATATAAGCCATCTCATTGGCCCAAAGACATCAGATTGTCATCAAATGTGAAAATTGTGAACTGGCTTCCTCAGAATGATCTCCTGG CTCATCCACGCATCCGTCTCTTTGTCACCCATGGTGGGATGAATAGCATAATGGAGGCCATCCAACATGGTGTGCCTGTGGTGGGGATTCCTCTTTTTGGAGACCAGCCTGAAAACCTGAACCATGTCGAAGCCAAAAAGTTTGGTGTCTCTATCCAGCTGAAGCAGATCAAGGCAGAGACATTGGCTCTGAAGATGAAGCAAGTCATAGAAGACAAGAG GTACAAGGCAGCAGCTGTGGCCGCCAGCATCATCAGGCGCTCCCACCCCCTGACCCCCGCCCAGAGGCTGGTGGGGTGGATAGACCACATCCTCCAGACAGGGGGTGCCGCGCACCTCAAGGTCCATGGCCTGCAGCAGCCGTGGCATGAGCAGTACCTGCTGGACGTCTTCTTGTTCCTGCTGGTGGTCACCCTGGGCACCCTGTGGCTCTGTGGGAAGCTGTTGGGCATGGTGGTTAGGTGGTTGTGTGGGGCCAGGAAGCTGAAGAAGGCTTGA